A window from Gasterosteus aculeatus chromosome 14, fGasAcu3.hap1.1, whole genome shotgun sequence encodes these proteins:
- the scarb1 gene encoding scavenger receptor class B member 1 isoform X4, whose translation MAINKPRVAVGFIVAGALTVVSGVFFLIVGPMVMKDQVIKNTVIDPKNEVSYTMWKDVPVPFFMSVYFFHVLNPKEVLAGETPMVEQRGPFVYRKRIQKDNITFHANGTVSYREYRRFFFEPSMSSGDESEVVTIPNMLVLGAAVMMENFPFAVRLMISATFKTFKEGPFLTKPVGELMWGYDSGLVDFLNKYLPGMLPSTGKFGLFAEFNNSNTGLFTIHTGQDDIRKVHKVDSWNGLTKLSNWNSPQCNMINGTAGQMWPPFMTRESTLPFYSPDACRSLELVYQRDGVMKGIPLYRYVAPKTLFANGSDYPPNEGFCPCRQSGLLNVSSCRHDSPVFISHPHFFNADPVLLDSVQGLRPTEDQHGLFIDIHPLTGVPLNVSIRLQLNLYMKKVSAITETGKISEVVMPMIWFEESGYIDGPILSTFHTNLVVLPAVMEAMQYGFIALGLATILIASLLHHRVTVSDKERIEGAHDPQTKEKCVINN comes from the exons ATGGCGATCAATAAGCCCAGGGTGGCGGTGGGATTCATAGTGGCGGGGGCTCTGACGGTGGTCTCCGGGGTGTTTTTTCTCATTGTGGGGCCGATGGTGATGAAAGATCAAGTGATTAAA AACACGGTGATCGACCCGAAGAACGAGGTGTCCTACACCATGTGGAAGGACGTCCCGGTGCCCTTCTTCATGTCCGTCTACTTCTTCCACGTCCTCAACCCCAAGGAGGTGCTGGCCGGGGAGACGCCCATGGTGGAGCAGAGGGGCCCCTTCGTCTACAG GAAACGGATCCAGAAGGACAACATCACGTTCCACGCCAACGGGACGGTGTCCTACCGCGAGTACCGCCGCTTCTTCTTCGAGCCGTCCATGTCCTCGGGGGACGAGTCCGAGGTCGTCACCATCCCCAACATGTTGGTGCTG GGCGCCGCCGTCATGATGGAGAACTTCCCCTTCGCCGTGCGTCTGATGATCAGCGCCACCTTCAAGACCTTCAAGGAGGGGCCCTTCCTCACCAAGCCGGTGGGGGAGCTCATGTGGGGCTACGACAGCGGCCTGGTGGACTTCCTCAACAAGTACCTGCCCGGCATGCTGCCCTCCACCGGCAAGTTCGGGCTGTTTGCCGAG tttaacaactcaaacaccGGCCTGTTCACCATCCACACGGGGCAGGACGACATCAGGAAGGTCCACAAAGTGGACTCATGGAACGGCCTGACcaag CTGAGCAACTGGAACTCTCCTCAGTGCAACATGATCAATGGAACAGCTGGACAGATGTGGCCTCCCTTCATGACGAGGGAGAGCACGCTGCCCTTCTACAGCCCCGACGCATGCAG GTCCCTGGAGCTGGTCTACCAGCGGGACGGCGTGATGAAGGGAATCCCTCTGTATCGGTACGTGGCCCCAAAGACCCTCTTCGCCAACGGGTCGGACTACCCCCCCAACGAGGGCTTCTGCCCCTGCAGGCAGTCGGGTCTGCTGAACGTCAGCAGCTGCCGACACG ACTCGCCGGTCTTCATCTCCCACCCCCACTTCTTCAACGCCGACCCGGTGCTGCTGGACTCCGTGCAGGGCCTCCGACCCACAGAGGACCAGCACGGCCTCTTCATAGACATCCACCCG CTGACCGGCGTCCCTCTCAACGTCTCCATCCGCCTGCAGCTCAACCTCTACATGAAGAAGGTGTCGGCCATCAC AGAAACTGGAAAGATCTCCGAGGTGGTGATGCCGATGATCTGGTTTGAGGAG AGCGGCTACATCGACGGGCCCATCCTCTCCACCTTCCACACCAACCTGGTGGTGCTCCCCGCCGTGATGGAGGCCATGCAGTACGGCTTCATCGCCCTCGGCCTCGCCACCATCCTCATCGCCTCGCTGCTGCACCACAGGGTGACG GTCTCCGATAAAGAGCGAATAGAAGGAGCTCACGACCCCCAAACGAAGgagaaatgtgtcattaataATTAA
- the scarb1 gene encoding scavenger receptor class B member 1 isoform X2 has translation MAINKPRVAVGFIVAGALTVVSGVFFLIVGPMVMKDQVIKNTVIDPKNEVSYTMWKDVPVPFFMSVYFFHVLNPKEVLAGETPMVEQRGPFVYRKRIQKDNITFHANGTVSYREYRRFFFEPSMSSGDESEVVTIPNMLVLGAAVMMENFPFAVRLMISATFKTFKEGPFLTKPVGELMWGYDSGLVDFLNKYLPGMLPSTGKFGLFAEFNNSNTGLFTIHTGQDDIRKVHKVDSWNGLTKLSNWNSPQCNMINGTAGQMWPPFMTRESTLPFYSPDACRSLELVYQRDGVMKGIPLYRYVAPKTLFANGSDYPPNEGFCPCRQSGLLNVSSCRHDSPVFISHPHFFNADPVLLDSVQGLRPTEDQHGLFIDIHPLTGVPLNVSIRLQLNLYMKKVSAITETGKISEVVMPMIWFEESGYIDGPILSTFHTNLVVLPAVMEAMQYGFIALGLATILIASLLHHRVTRARSHVTTTFSGDDDPVSDKERIEGAHDPQTKEKCVINN, from the exons ATGGCGATCAATAAGCCCAGGGTGGCGGTGGGATTCATAGTGGCGGGGGCTCTGACGGTGGTCTCCGGGGTGTTTTTTCTCATTGTGGGGCCGATGGTGATGAAAGATCAAGTGATTAAA AACACGGTGATCGACCCGAAGAACGAGGTGTCCTACACCATGTGGAAGGACGTCCCGGTGCCCTTCTTCATGTCCGTCTACTTCTTCCACGTCCTCAACCCCAAGGAGGTGCTGGCCGGGGAGACGCCCATGGTGGAGCAGAGGGGCCCCTTCGTCTACAG GAAACGGATCCAGAAGGACAACATCACGTTCCACGCCAACGGGACGGTGTCCTACCGCGAGTACCGCCGCTTCTTCTTCGAGCCGTCCATGTCCTCGGGGGACGAGTCCGAGGTCGTCACCATCCCCAACATGTTGGTGCTG GGCGCCGCCGTCATGATGGAGAACTTCCCCTTCGCCGTGCGTCTGATGATCAGCGCCACCTTCAAGACCTTCAAGGAGGGGCCCTTCCTCACCAAGCCGGTGGGGGAGCTCATGTGGGGCTACGACAGCGGCCTGGTGGACTTCCTCAACAAGTACCTGCCCGGCATGCTGCCCTCCACCGGCAAGTTCGGGCTGTTTGCCGAG tttaacaactcaaacaccGGCCTGTTCACCATCCACACGGGGCAGGACGACATCAGGAAGGTCCACAAAGTGGACTCATGGAACGGCCTGACcaag CTGAGCAACTGGAACTCTCCTCAGTGCAACATGATCAATGGAACAGCTGGACAGATGTGGCCTCCCTTCATGACGAGGGAGAGCACGCTGCCCTTCTACAGCCCCGACGCATGCAG GTCCCTGGAGCTGGTCTACCAGCGGGACGGCGTGATGAAGGGAATCCCTCTGTATCGGTACGTGGCCCCAAAGACCCTCTTCGCCAACGGGTCGGACTACCCCCCCAACGAGGGCTTCTGCCCCTGCAGGCAGTCGGGTCTGCTGAACGTCAGCAGCTGCCGACACG ACTCGCCGGTCTTCATCTCCCACCCCCACTTCTTCAACGCCGACCCGGTGCTGCTGGACTCCGTGCAGGGCCTCCGACCCACAGAGGACCAGCACGGCCTCTTCATAGACATCCACCCG CTGACCGGCGTCCCTCTCAACGTCTCCATCCGCCTGCAGCTCAACCTCTACATGAAGAAGGTGTCGGCCATCAC AGAAACTGGAAAGATCTCCGAGGTGGTGATGCCGATGATCTGGTTTGAGGAG AGCGGCTACATCGACGGGCCCATCCTCTCCACCTTCCACACCAACCTGGTGGTGCTCCCCGCCGTGATGGAGGCCATGCAGTACGGCTTCATCGCCCTCGGCCTCGCCACCATCCTCATCGCCTCGCTGCTGCACCACAGGGTGACG agggcTCGTTCACATGTGACCACGACGTTCTCAGGAGACGACGACCCT GTCTCCGATAAAGAGCGAATAGAAGGAGCTCACGACCCCCAAACGAAGgagaaatgtgtcattaataATTAA
- the scarb1 gene encoding scavenger receptor class B member 1 isoform X3 codes for MGINRAAVAVGFVVSGVLMVFFGTVLTFVGPIIIDDQVVKNTVIDPKNEVSYTMWKDVPVPFFMSVYFFHVLNPKEVLAGETPMVEQRGPFVYRKRIQKDNITFHANGTVSYREYRRFFFEPSMSSGDESEVVTIPNMLVLGAAVMMENFPFAVRLMISATFKTFKEGPFLTKPVGELMWGYDSGLVDFLNKYLPGMLPSTGKFGLFAEFNNSNTGLFTIHTGQDDIRKVHKVDSWNGLTKLSNWNSPQCNMINGTAGQMWPPFMTRESTLPFYSPDACRSLELVYQRDGVMKGIPLYRYVAPKTLFANGSDYPPNEGFCPCRQSGLLNVSSCRHDSPVFISHPHFFNADPVLLDSVQGLRPTEDQHGLFIDIHPLTGVPLNVSIRLQLNLYMKKVSAITETGKISEVVMPMIWFEESGYIDGPILSTFHTNLVVLPAVMEAMQYGFIALGLATILIASLLHHRVTVSDKERIEGAHDPQTKEKCVINN; via the exons ATGGGGATCAATAGAGCCGCCGTGGCGGTGGGGTTCGTCGTGTCCGGGGTCCTCATGGTGTTCTTCGGGACTGTCCTCACCTTTGTGGGGCCGATCATCATCGACGACCAGGTGGTGAAG AACACGGTGATCGACCCGAAGAACGAGGTGTCCTACACCATGTGGAAGGACGTCCCGGTGCCCTTCTTCATGTCCGTCTACTTCTTCCACGTCCTCAACCCCAAGGAGGTGCTGGCCGGGGAGACGCCCATGGTGGAGCAGAGGGGCCCCTTCGTCTACAG GAAACGGATCCAGAAGGACAACATCACGTTCCACGCCAACGGGACGGTGTCCTACCGCGAGTACCGCCGCTTCTTCTTCGAGCCGTCCATGTCCTCGGGGGACGAGTCCGAGGTCGTCACCATCCCCAACATGTTGGTGCTG GGCGCCGCCGTCATGATGGAGAACTTCCCCTTCGCCGTGCGTCTGATGATCAGCGCCACCTTCAAGACCTTCAAGGAGGGGCCCTTCCTCACCAAGCCGGTGGGGGAGCTCATGTGGGGCTACGACAGCGGCCTGGTGGACTTCCTCAACAAGTACCTGCCCGGCATGCTGCCCTCCACCGGCAAGTTCGGGCTGTTTGCCGAG tttaacaactcaaacaccGGCCTGTTCACCATCCACACGGGGCAGGACGACATCAGGAAGGTCCACAAAGTGGACTCATGGAACGGCCTGACcaag CTGAGCAACTGGAACTCTCCTCAGTGCAACATGATCAATGGAACAGCTGGACAGATGTGGCCTCCCTTCATGACGAGGGAGAGCACGCTGCCCTTCTACAGCCCCGACGCATGCAG GTCCCTGGAGCTGGTCTACCAGCGGGACGGCGTGATGAAGGGAATCCCTCTGTATCGGTACGTGGCCCCAAAGACCCTCTTCGCCAACGGGTCGGACTACCCCCCCAACGAGGGCTTCTGCCCCTGCAGGCAGTCGGGTCTGCTGAACGTCAGCAGCTGCCGACACG ACTCGCCGGTCTTCATCTCCCACCCCCACTTCTTCAACGCCGACCCGGTGCTGCTGGACTCCGTGCAGGGCCTCCGACCCACAGAGGACCAGCACGGCCTCTTCATAGACATCCACCCG CTGACCGGCGTCCCTCTCAACGTCTCCATCCGCCTGCAGCTCAACCTCTACATGAAGAAGGTGTCGGCCATCAC AGAAACTGGAAAGATCTCCGAGGTGGTGATGCCGATGATCTGGTTTGAGGAG AGCGGCTACATCGACGGGCCCATCCTCTCCACCTTCCACACCAACCTGGTGGTGCTCCCCGCCGTGATGGAGGCCATGCAGTACGGCTTCATCGCCCTCGGCCTCGCCACCATCCTCATCGCCTCGCTGCTGCACCACAGGGTGACG GTCTCCGATAAAGAGCGAATAGAAGGAGCTCACGACCCCCAAACGAAGgagaaatgtgtcattaataATTAA
- the scarb1 gene encoding scavenger receptor class B member 1 isoform X1: protein MGINRAAVAVGFVVSGVLMVFFGTVLTFVGPIIIDDQVVKNTVIDPKNEVSYTMWKDVPVPFFMSVYFFHVLNPKEVLAGETPMVEQRGPFVYRKRIQKDNITFHANGTVSYREYRRFFFEPSMSSGDESEVVTIPNMLVLGAAVMMENFPFAVRLMISATFKTFKEGPFLTKPVGELMWGYDSGLVDFLNKYLPGMLPSTGKFGLFAEFNNSNTGLFTIHTGQDDIRKVHKVDSWNGLTKLSNWNSPQCNMINGTAGQMWPPFMTRESTLPFYSPDACRSLELVYQRDGVMKGIPLYRYVAPKTLFANGSDYPPNEGFCPCRQSGLLNVSSCRHDSPVFISHPHFFNADPVLLDSVQGLRPTEDQHGLFIDIHPLTGVPLNVSIRLQLNLYMKKVSAITETGKISEVVMPMIWFEESGYIDGPILSTFHTNLVVLPAVMEAMQYGFIALGLATILIASLLHHRVTRARSHVTTTFSGDDDPVSDKERIEGAHDPQTKEKCVINN, encoded by the exons ATGGGGATCAATAGAGCCGCCGTGGCGGTGGGGTTCGTCGTGTCCGGGGTCCTCATGGTGTTCTTCGGGACTGTCCTCACCTTTGTGGGGCCGATCATCATCGACGACCAGGTGGTGAAG AACACGGTGATCGACCCGAAGAACGAGGTGTCCTACACCATGTGGAAGGACGTCCCGGTGCCCTTCTTCATGTCCGTCTACTTCTTCCACGTCCTCAACCCCAAGGAGGTGCTGGCCGGGGAGACGCCCATGGTGGAGCAGAGGGGCCCCTTCGTCTACAG GAAACGGATCCAGAAGGACAACATCACGTTCCACGCCAACGGGACGGTGTCCTACCGCGAGTACCGCCGCTTCTTCTTCGAGCCGTCCATGTCCTCGGGGGACGAGTCCGAGGTCGTCACCATCCCCAACATGTTGGTGCTG GGCGCCGCCGTCATGATGGAGAACTTCCCCTTCGCCGTGCGTCTGATGATCAGCGCCACCTTCAAGACCTTCAAGGAGGGGCCCTTCCTCACCAAGCCGGTGGGGGAGCTCATGTGGGGCTACGACAGCGGCCTGGTGGACTTCCTCAACAAGTACCTGCCCGGCATGCTGCCCTCCACCGGCAAGTTCGGGCTGTTTGCCGAG tttaacaactcaaacaccGGCCTGTTCACCATCCACACGGGGCAGGACGACATCAGGAAGGTCCACAAAGTGGACTCATGGAACGGCCTGACcaag CTGAGCAACTGGAACTCTCCTCAGTGCAACATGATCAATGGAACAGCTGGACAGATGTGGCCTCCCTTCATGACGAGGGAGAGCACGCTGCCCTTCTACAGCCCCGACGCATGCAG GTCCCTGGAGCTGGTCTACCAGCGGGACGGCGTGATGAAGGGAATCCCTCTGTATCGGTACGTGGCCCCAAAGACCCTCTTCGCCAACGGGTCGGACTACCCCCCCAACGAGGGCTTCTGCCCCTGCAGGCAGTCGGGTCTGCTGAACGTCAGCAGCTGCCGACACG ACTCGCCGGTCTTCATCTCCCACCCCCACTTCTTCAACGCCGACCCGGTGCTGCTGGACTCCGTGCAGGGCCTCCGACCCACAGAGGACCAGCACGGCCTCTTCATAGACATCCACCCG CTGACCGGCGTCCCTCTCAACGTCTCCATCCGCCTGCAGCTCAACCTCTACATGAAGAAGGTGTCGGCCATCAC AGAAACTGGAAAGATCTCCGAGGTGGTGATGCCGATGATCTGGTTTGAGGAG AGCGGCTACATCGACGGGCCCATCCTCTCCACCTTCCACACCAACCTGGTGGTGCTCCCCGCCGTGATGGAGGCCATGCAGTACGGCTTCATCGCCCTCGGCCTCGCCACCATCCTCATCGCCTCGCTGCTGCACCACAGGGTGACG agggcTCGTTCACATGTGACCACGACGTTCTCAGGAGACGACGACCCT GTCTCCGATAAAGAGCGAATAGAAGGAGCTCACGACCCCCAAACGAAGgagaaatgtgtcattaataATTAA
- the grk5 gene encoding G protein-coupled receptor kinase 5 → MEIESIMANNSLVKAREGGGGKGRSLKWRDMLRFSHVTRCADLGIAREYLHLCVEQPIGKKLFQLFCRSRPDLQNYISLQDAVDAFQTKSDEERRDFGFRIIQRFLWSQSNQCVSIVQHHEQSCLRSLELDPCMDVFHECTENLHQYLSGEPFLQYQDSMFFDRFLQWKMLERQPITKQTFRQYRLLGKGGFGEVWACQVRATGMMYACKKLNKTHVKKRKGETMALNEKQILERLNSRFVVNLAYSYETKHALCMVLTMMSGGDLKYHIHSIGAPGLEEDRARFYAAEVCCGLIHLHQNAILYRDLKPENILLDDLGHIRISDLGLSVRVSRGSAVRGMVGTLGYMAPEVISRRPYGVSVDWWGLGCLLYEMTAGRPPLHKQGEHLNPPEMERRILKQEPEYGDKFSAEVKDLCSSLLIKDPLRRLGCRTSGGGDVTSHPFFRGVNFRMLQAGQVEPPFKPDPRLVYCSDVQDIEEFSSVKGVILDQKDHDFYAKFSTGSNPIPWQSEIIETGCFRELNQFGPNGSRSPDLDWSLNPEIPKRSLLDRLFGKQHHEESKQALVTNGTTKYTL, encoded by the exons ATGGAGATCGAAAGCATCATGGCCAACAACTCGCTCGTTAAAGCCAGAGAGG GCGGGGGGGGCAAAGGCCGCAGCCTCAAATGGAGAGACATGCTGCGCTTCTCTCACGTGACTCGCTGCGCGGACCTGGGGAtag CTCGGGAATACCTCCACCTGTGTGTGGAGCAGCCCATCGGGAAGAAGCTGTTCCAGCTGTTCTGCCGGAGCCGCCCGGACCTGCAGAACTACATCTCCCTGCAGGACGCTGTG GACGCCTTCCAGACCAAGTcggatgaggagaggagagatttcGGCTTCCGCATCATTCAGAGATTCCTCTGGAGTCAG TCCAATCAGTGCGTGTCCATCGTGCAGCATCACGAGCAGAGCTGCCTCCGGAGTCTGGAGCTCGACCCCTGCATGGACGTCTTCCACGAGTGCACGGA GAACCTCCACCAATACCTCAGTGGAGAGCCGTTCCTCCAGTACCAGGACAGCATGTTCTTCGACCGCTTCCTACAGTGGAAGATGCTGgagag gcagCCGATCACCAAGCAGACCTTCAGGCAGTACAGACTTCTGGGGAAAGGAGGCTTTGGAGAG GTGTGGGCGTGTCAGGTGAGGGCCACAGGAATGATGTACGCCTGCAAAAAGCTGAATAAGACTCacgtgaagaagaggaagggcgAGACCATGGCCCTCAACGAGAAACAGATCCTGGAAAGGCTGAACAGCAGATTTGTG GTGAACCTGGCGTACTCCTACGAGACCAAGCACGCGCTCTGCATGGTTCTGACCATGATGAGCGGCGGCGACCTCAAGTACCACATCCACAGCATCGGCGCCCCGGGTCTGGAGGAGGACCGCGCCCGCTTCTACGCCGCCGAGGTCTGCTGCGGtctgatccacctccaccagaACGCCATCTTATACCG ggaCCTGAAGCCGGAGAACATTCTGCTGGATGACCTCg GACACATCCGCATCTCTGACCTGGGCCTCTCGGTGAGGGTCTCCAGGGGCAGCGCGGTGCGCGGCATGGTGGGCACGCTAGGATACATGG CCCCCGAGGTGATCAGCCGGCGGCCCTACGGGGTGAGCGTGGACTGGTGGGGGCTCGGCTGCCTCCTCTACGAGATGACGGCGGGGCGGCCCCCCCTCCACAAGCAGGGGGAGCACCTCAACCCCCCCGAGATGGAGCGAAGGATCCTGAAGCAGGAGCCGGAGTACGGAGACAAGTTCAGCGCAGAGGTGAAGGACCTCTGCTCCTCG CTGCTCATCAAGGACCCTCTGCGGAGGCTGGGCTGCCGGACCTCCGGGGGAGGAGACGTGACGTCGCATCCCTTCTTCAGAGGGGTCAACTTCCGGATGCTGCAGGCCGGACAGGTGGAGCCGCCCTTCAAGCCCGAC CCCAGACTAGTGTACTGCAGCGACGTCCAGGACATCGAGGAGTTCTCCTCGGTGAAGGGAGTCATTCTGGACCAGAAGGACCACGACTTCTATGCCAAGTTCAGCACAGGAAGCAACCCGATACCGTGGCAGAGCGAG atcatCGAGACGGGATGCTTCAGGGAGCTCAATCAGTTCGGTCCAAATGGATCTCGATCTCCGGACCTCGACTGGTCCCTGAACCCAGAGATCCCCAAACGCAGCCTGCTGGACCGACTCTTTGGCAAACAG CATCATGAGGAAAGCAAACAGGCGTTGGTGACCAACGGAACCACCAAGTACACACTCTGA